In Calonectris borealis chromosome 22, bCalBor7.hap1.2, whole genome shotgun sequence, one genomic interval encodes:
- the MAPT gene encoding microtubule-associated protein tau isoform X8 yields the protein MAEQRQDVTMMEDHVAGQEKHIPSGYPLQIPVDDGSDEPVSETSDAKSTPTTEDATAPLVEEGDHEDQGGVEQHGEIPEGTTAEEAGVGATPNLEDHAAGDAAQGEPSSSKLQPGPQERVGDAIKRESQPTKQVAGVLQQPLLSHETKATTAAPTRIEVTIPIPLDMYQGSRASEDNNGLWDHRGREGIGADPALGTELGRDVCAEGLAGAGGTHDSHIKDGPSPLYTRAPLKEDASRRERDEDRDIDETSEQDLLSLVGQHVSLGPKMGLCPATPKEALEEYAFEESKSKDVLRDIPREELLVETQSHKAGEDQEERRQPLRGEEDTNVTPSEPSEIISQKEAEPGEGEDSGPLLETAKLPVELKDDVEGKYAPLEEAVPDTGERRTPKKKPCAHVADKAISRVPLLKGRIDSKDKEGTEAEEKKPKKSSPSTAKPPGDRPSIPPQRHSSSSTTPSKTPSSPASTSKRVSSVTSRPASTGTQETKAKGPEMRGGTKTATPRSAAGQAQRNSTNATRIPAKTPTAPKTPPSSGRKEQKKPPPAAAKSEKGEQPKSGDRSGYSSPGSPGTPGSRSRTPSLPTPPAREPKKVAVVRTPPKSPASAKSRIQPSAAPMPDLKNVKSKIGSTENLKHQPGGGKVQIVYKPVDLSHVTSKCGSLGNIHHKPGGGQVEVKSEKLDFKDKVQSKIGSLDNISHVPGGGNKKIETHKLTFRENAKAKTDHGAEIVYKSPTISGDASPRRLSNVSSTGSINMVDSPQLATLADEVSASLAKQGL from the exons ATGGCGGAGCAGCGTCAGGACGTCACTATGATGGAGGATCACGTAGCTGGCCAGGAGAAGCACATCCCATCAG GCTATCCCCTTCAGATACCAGTCGATGATGGATCGGATGAGCCTGTTTCTGAAACATCTGACGCTAAGAGCACCCCAACTACGGAAG ATGCCACAGCACCTTTAGTGGAGGAAGGAGACCACGAGGATCAGGGTGGTGTCGAACAGCACGGGGAGATCCCAGAAGGAACCACAG CTGAAGAGGCAGGCGTAGGAGCCACTCCCAACCTGGAGGACCACGCTGCAGGAGATGCAGCTCAAG GGGAGCCAAGCTCTTCAAAGCTACAGCCTGGCCCTCAGGAGCGTGTGGGAGatgcaataaaaagagaaagccaGCCCACAAAGCAGGTAGCTGGGGTTCTTCAGCAGCCTCTTCTGTCGCATGAAACGAAGGCTACAACAGCAGCTCCTACCAGAATCGAGGTCACCATCCCAATACCCCTGGATATGTACCAAGGCTCCAGAGCATCTGAAGACAACAATGGGTTGTGGGATCATCGAGGCAGAGAAGGCATTGGTGCGGATCCAGCGCTGGGAACAGAGCTAGGTCGTGATGTGTGCGCTGAGGGTTTGGCAGGAGCAGGTGGCACACATGACTCCCATATTAAAGATGGGCCATCTCCTCTATATACCAGAGCTCCGTTAAAAGAAGATGCCAGTAGACGGGAAAGAGATGAAGACCGTGATATTGATGAAACTTCGGAACAGGATTTGCTTTCCCTGGTGGGACAGCATGTTTCACTAGGACCTAAAATGGGCTTGTGTCCAGCAACACCCAAGGAAGCTCTTGAAGAATATGCCTTTGAAGAAAGCAAGTCCAAAGATGTCCTCCGAGACATACCAAGAGAGGAACTTCTTGTTGAAACTCAATCACATAAAGCAGGAGAGGACCAAGAGGAGAGGAGACAACCATTGAGGGGGGAAGAAGACACAAATGTCACCCCATCAGAGCCTTCTGAAATCATCTCCCAAAAAGAAGCGGagcctggggagggagaagatTCTGGACCCTTGCTAGAAACAGCCAAACTCCCCGTTGAGTTAAAAGATGACGTGGAAGGCAAATATGCTCCTTTGGAAGAGGCTGTGCCAGATACAGGAGAACGCCGGACGCCCAAGAAGAAACCTTGTGCCCATGTTGCAGATAAAGCCATCAGTCGCGTCCCTCTCCTAAAAG GTCGTATTGACAGCAAAGACAAGGAAGGGACTGAAGCTGAGGAAAAGAAACCGAAG AAATCCTCACCTTCCACTGCCAAACCCCCAGGCGATAGACCCTCCATCCCCCCCCAACGACACTCCTCCTCTAGCACAACCCCTTCGAAAACACCCTCCAGCCCTGCTTCCACCTCTAAAAGAGTCTCTTCTGTCACATCCCGACCTGCCAGTACAGGAACGCAAGAAACGAAAGCCAAG GGCCCGGAGATGAGAGGTGGCACGAAGACGGCCACGCCGCGGTCTGCAGCCGGGCAGGCTCAGAGGAACTCGACCAATGCCACGCGCATCCCAGCAAAGACACCCACGGCCCCCAAGACACCTCCCAGCTCTG gcagaaaggagcagaaaaaaccacctcctgcagcagcaaagtCTGAGAAAG GTGAGCAGCCAAAGTCTGGAGACAGAAGCGGTTACAGCagtcccggctcccccgggactcCAGGCAGCCGTTCCCGCactccctctctgcccaccccaccagccagggAGCCCAAGAAGGTGGCAGTGGTTCGCACACCACCGAAATCTCCTGCATCTGCCAAGAGCCGCATCCAGCCGTCAGCTGCACCCATGCCTGatctgaaaaatgtgaaatccAAAATTGGCTCAACTGAAAACCTGAAGCACCAGCCCGGAGGTGGCAAG GTTCAAATCGTTTACAAGCCAGTCGACCTGAGCCACGTGACATCCAAATGCGGTTCCCTGGGCAACATCCATCACAAACCAG GCGGTGGCCAGGTGGAGGTGAAATCTGAGAAACTGGACTTCAAAGATAAGGTGCAATCGAAAATCGGGTCCTTAGATAACATCAGCCACGTCCCtggaggaggaaataaaaag ATTGAGACTCATAAGCTGACTTTCCGCGAGAACGCCAAAGCCAAGACCGACCACGGCGCCGAAATCGTCTACAAGTCCCCCACCATCTCCGGAGATGCCTCCCCGCGCCGCCTTAGCAACGTCTCCTCCACCGGCAGCATCAATATGGTGGACTCCCCCCAGCTCGCCACGCTAGCCGACGAAGTGTCTGCTTCGCTGGCCAAGCAGGGCTTGTGA
- the MAPT gene encoding microtubule-associated protein tau isoform X3, whose product MAEQRQDVTMMEDHVAGQEKHIPSGYPLQIPVDDGSDEPVSETSDAKSTPTTEDATAPLVEEGDHEDQGGVEQHGEIPEGTTAEEAGVGATPNLEDHAAGDAAQGEPSSSKLQPGPQERVGDAIKRESQPTKQVAGVLQQPLLSHETKATTAAPTRIEVTIPIPLDMYQGSRASEDNNGLWDHRGREGIGADPALGTELGRDVCAEGLAGAGGTHDSHIKDGPSPLYTRAPLKEDASRRERDEDRDIDETSEQDLLSLVGQHVSLGPKMGLCPATPKEALEEYAFEESKSKDVLRDIPREELLVETQSHKAGEDQEERRQPLRGEEDTNVTPSEPSEIISQKEAEPGEGEDSGPLLETAKLPVELKDDVEGKYAPLEEAVPDTGERRTPKKKPCAHVADKAISRVPLLKGRIDSKDKEGTEAEEKKPKKSSPSTAKPPGDRPSIPPQRHSSSSTTPSKTPSSPASTSKRVSSVTSRPASTGTQETKAKGPEMRGGTKTATPRSAAGQAQRNSTNATRIPAKTPTAPKTPPSSGRKEQKKPPPAAAKSEKGEQPKSGDRSGYSSPGSPGTPGSRSRTPSLPTPPAREPKKVAVVRTPPKSPASAKSRIQPSAAPMPDLKNVKSKIGSTENLKHQPGGGKVQIINKKLDFSSVQSKCGSKDNIKHIPGGGSVQIVNKKLDFSSVQSRCGSKDNIKHIPGGGSVQIVYKPVDLSHVTSKCGSLGNIHHKPGGGQVEVKSEKLDFKDKVQSKIGSLDNISHVPGGGNKKREKGKEDKTRPQAARTPSPDPAGLQALVLEPPTPPESQLPALHSAGEGTN is encoded by the exons ATGGCGGAGCAGCGTCAGGACGTCACTATGATGGAGGATCACGTAGCTGGCCAGGAGAAGCACATCCCATCAG GCTATCCCCTTCAGATACCAGTCGATGATGGATCGGATGAGCCTGTTTCTGAAACATCTGACGCTAAGAGCACCCCAACTACGGAAG ATGCCACAGCACCTTTAGTGGAGGAAGGAGACCACGAGGATCAGGGTGGTGTCGAACAGCACGGGGAGATCCCAGAAGGAACCACAG CTGAAGAGGCAGGCGTAGGAGCCACTCCCAACCTGGAGGACCACGCTGCAGGAGATGCAGCTCAAG GGGAGCCAAGCTCTTCAAAGCTACAGCCTGGCCCTCAGGAGCGTGTGGGAGatgcaataaaaagagaaagccaGCCCACAAAGCAGGTAGCTGGGGTTCTTCAGCAGCCTCTTCTGTCGCATGAAACGAAGGCTACAACAGCAGCTCCTACCAGAATCGAGGTCACCATCCCAATACCCCTGGATATGTACCAAGGCTCCAGAGCATCTGAAGACAACAATGGGTTGTGGGATCATCGAGGCAGAGAAGGCATTGGTGCGGATCCAGCGCTGGGAACAGAGCTAGGTCGTGATGTGTGCGCTGAGGGTTTGGCAGGAGCAGGTGGCACACATGACTCCCATATTAAAGATGGGCCATCTCCTCTATATACCAGAGCTCCGTTAAAAGAAGATGCCAGTAGACGGGAAAGAGATGAAGACCGTGATATTGATGAAACTTCGGAACAGGATTTGCTTTCCCTGGTGGGACAGCATGTTTCACTAGGACCTAAAATGGGCTTGTGTCCAGCAACACCCAAGGAAGCTCTTGAAGAATATGCCTTTGAAGAAAGCAAGTCCAAAGATGTCCTCCGAGACATACCAAGAGAGGAACTTCTTGTTGAAACTCAATCACATAAAGCAGGAGAGGACCAAGAGGAGAGGAGACAACCATTGAGGGGGGAAGAAGACACAAATGTCACCCCATCAGAGCCTTCTGAAATCATCTCCCAAAAAGAAGCGGagcctggggagggagaagatTCTGGACCCTTGCTAGAAACAGCCAAACTCCCCGTTGAGTTAAAAGATGACGTGGAAGGCAAATATGCTCCTTTGGAAGAGGCTGTGCCAGATACAGGAGAACGCCGGACGCCCAAGAAGAAACCTTGTGCCCATGTTGCAGATAAAGCCATCAGTCGCGTCCCTCTCCTAAAAG GTCGTATTGACAGCAAAGACAAGGAAGGGACTGAAGCTGAGGAAAAGAAACCGAAG AAATCCTCACCTTCCACTGCCAAACCCCCAGGCGATAGACCCTCCATCCCCCCCCAACGACACTCCTCCTCTAGCACAACCCCTTCGAAAACACCCTCCAGCCCTGCTTCCACCTCTAAAAGAGTCTCTTCTGTCACATCCCGACCTGCCAGTACAGGAACGCAAGAAACGAAAGCCAAG GGCCCGGAGATGAGAGGTGGCACGAAGACGGCCACGCCGCGGTCTGCAGCCGGGCAGGCTCAGAGGAACTCGACCAATGCCACGCGCATCCCAGCAAAGACACCCACGGCCCCCAAGACACCTCCCAGCTCTG gcagaaaggagcagaaaaaaccacctcctgcagcagcaaagtCTGAGAAAG GTGAGCAGCCAAAGTCTGGAGACAGAAGCGGTTACAGCagtcccggctcccccgggactcCAGGCAGCCGTTCCCGCactccctctctgcccaccccaccagccagggAGCCCAAGAAGGTGGCAGTGGTTCGCACACCACCGAAATCTCCTGCATCTGCCAAGAGCCGCATCCAGCCGTCAGCTGCACCCATGCCTGatctgaaaaatgtgaaatccAAAATTGGCTCAACTGAAAACCTGAAGCACCAGCCCGGAGGTGGCAAG GTGCAGATTATTAATAAGAAGCTGGACTTTAGCAGCGTTCAATCCAAGTGTGGCTCAAAGGATAATATCAAACACATCCCAGGAGGAGGCAGT GTGCAGATTGTTAATAAGAAGTTGGACTTTAGCAGCGTTCAATCCAGGTGTGGCTCAAAGGATAATATCAAACACATCCCGGGAGGAGGCAGT GTTCAAATCGTTTACAAGCCAGTCGACCTGAGCCACGTGACATCCAAATGCGGTTCCCTGGGCAACATCCATCACAAACCAG GCGGTGGCCAGGTGGAGGTGAAATCTGAGAAACTGGACTTCAAAGATAAGGTGCAATCGAAAATCGGGTCCTTAGATAACATCAGCCACGTCCCtggaggaggaaataaaaag AGAGAGAAAGGCAAGGAAGACAAGACCCGTCCCCAGGCTGCTCGGACCCCGAGCCCAGACCCCGCTGGGCTCCAGGCCCTGGTGCTGGAGCCGCCCACCCCCCCGGAGAGCCAGCTCCCAGCCTTGCACTCGGCTGGGGAGGGCACCA ATTGA
- the MAPT gene encoding microtubule-associated protein tau isoform X9, with product MAEQRQDVTMMEDHVAGQEKHIPSGYPLQIPVDDGSDEPVSETSDAKSTPTTEDATAPLVEEGDHEDQGGVEQHGEIPEGTTAEEAGVGATPNLEDHAAGDAAQGEPSSSKLQPGPQERVGDAIKRESQPTKQVAGVLQQPLLSHETKATTAAPTRIEVTIPIPLDMYQGSRASEDNNGLWDHRGREGIGADPALGTELGRDVCAEGLAGAGGTHDSHIKDGPSPLYTRAPLKEDASRRERDEDRDIDETSEQDLLSLVGQHVSLGPKMGLCPATPKEALEEYAFEESKSKDVLRDIPREELLVETQSHKAGEDQEERRQPLRGEEDTNVTPSEPSEIISQKEAEPGEGEDSGPLLETAKLPVELKDDVEGKYAPLEEAVPDTGERRTPKKKPCAHVADKAISRVPLLKGRIDSKDKEGTEAEEKKPKKSSPSTAKPPGDRPSIPPQRHSSSSTTPSKTPSSPASTSKRVSSVTSRPASTGTQETKAKGPEMRGGTKTATPRSAAGQAQRNSTNATRIPAKTPTAPKTPPSSGRKEQKKPPPAAAKSEKGEQPKSGDRSGYSSPGSPGTPGSRSRTPSLPTPPAREPKKVAVVRTPPKSPASAKSRIQPSAAPMPDLKNVKSKIGSTENLKHQPGGGKVQIVYKPVDLSHVTSKCGSLGNIHHKPGGGQVEVKSEKLDFKDKVQSKIGSLDNISHVPGGGNKKREKGKEDKTRPQAARTPSPDPAGLQALVLEPPTPPESQLPALHSAGEGTN from the exons ATGGCGGAGCAGCGTCAGGACGTCACTATGATGGAGGATCACGTAGCTGGCCAGGAGAAGCACATCCCATCAG GCTATCCCCTTCAGATACCAGTCGATGATGGATCGGATGAGCCTGTTTCTGAAACATCTGACGCTAAGAGCACCCCAACTACGGAAG ATGCCACAGCACCTTTAGTGGAGGAAGGAGACCACGAGGATCAGGGTGGTGTCGAACAGCACGGGGAGATCCCAGAAGGAACCACAG CTGAAGAGGCAGGCGTAGGAGCCACTCCCAACCTGGAGGACCACGCTGCAGGAGATGCAGCTCAAG GGGAGCCAAGCTCTTCAAAGCTACAGCCTGGCCCTCAGGAGCGTGTGGGAGatgcaataaaaagagaaagccaGCCCACAAAGCAGGTAGCTGGGGTTCTTCAGCAGCCTCTTCTGTCGCATGAAACGAAGGCTACAACAGCAGCTCCTACCAGAATCGAGGTCACCATCCCAATACCCCTGGATATGTACCAAGGCTCCAGAGCATCTGAAGACAACAATGGGTTGTGGGATCATCGAGGCAGAGAAGGCATTGGTGCGGATCCAGCGCTGGGAACAGAGCTAGGTCGTGATGTGTGCGCTGAGGGTTTGGCAGGAGCAGGTGGCACACATGACTCCCATATTAAAGATGGGCCATCTCCTCTATATACCAGAGCTCCGTTAAAAGAAGATGCCAGTAGACGGGAAAGAGATGAAGACCGTGATATTGATGAAACTTCGGAACAGGATTTGCTTTCCCTGGTGGGACAGCATGTTTCACTAGGACCTAAAATGGGCTTGTGTCCAGCAACACCCAAGGAAGCTCTTGAAGAATATGCCTTTGAAGAAAGCAAGTCCAAAGATGTCCTCCGAGACATACCAAGAGAGGAACTTCTTGTTGAAACTCAATCACATAAAGCAGGAGAGGACCAAGAGGAGAGGAGACAACCATTGAGGGGGGAAGAAGACACAAATGTCACCCCATCAGAGCCTTCTGAAATCATCTCCCAAAAAGAAGCGGagcctggggagggagaagatTCTGGACCCTTGCTAGAAACAGCCAAACTCCCCGTTGAGTTAAAAGATGACGTGGAAGGCAAATATGCTCCTTTGGAAGAGGCTGTGCCAGATACAGGAGAACGCCGGACGCCCAAGAAGAAACCTTGTGCCCATGTTGCAGATAAAGCCATCAGTCGCGTCCCTCTCCTAAAAG GTCGTATTGACAGCAAAGACAAGGAAGGGACTGAAGCTGAGGAAAAGAAACCGAAG AAATCCTCACCTTCCACTGCCAAACCCCCAGGCGATAGACCCTCCATCCCCCCCCAACGACACTCCTCCTCTAGCACAACCCCTTCGAAAACACCCTCCAGCCCTGCTTCCACCTCTAAAAGAGTCTCTTCTGTCACATCCCGACCTGCCAGTACAGGAACGCAAGAAACGAAAGCCAAG GGCCCGGAGATGAGAGGTGGCACGAAGACGGCCACGCCGCGGTCTGCAGCCGGGCAGGCTCAGAGGAACTCGACCAATGCCACGCGCATCCCAGCAAAGACACCCACGGCCCCCAAGACACCTCCCAGCTCTG gcagaaaggagcagaaaaaaccacctcctgcagcagcaaagtCTGAGAAAG GTGAGCAGCCAAAGTCTGGAGACAGAAGCGGTTACAGCagtcccggctcccccgggactcCAGGCAGCCGTTCCCGCactccctctctgcccaccccaccagccagggAGCCCAAGAAGGTGGCAGTGGTTCGCACACCACCGAAATCTCCTGCATCTGCCAAGAGCCGCATCCAGCCGTCAGCTGCACCCATGCCTGatctgaaaaatgtgaaatccAAAATTGGCTCAACTGAAAACCTGAAGCACCAGCCCGGAGGTGGCAAG GTTCAAATCGTTTACAAGCCAGTCGACCTGAGCCACGTGACATCCAAATGCGGTTCCCTGGGCAACATCCATCACAAACCAG GCGGTGGCCAGGTGGAGGTGAAATCTGAGAAACTGGACTTCAAAGATAAGGTGCAATCGAAAATCGGGTCCTTAGATAACATCAGCCACGTCCCtggaggaggaaataaaaag AGAGAGAAAGGCAAGGAAGACAAGACCCGTCCCCAGGCTGCTCGGACCCCGAGCCCAGACCCCGCTGGGCTCCAGGCCCTGGTGCTGGAGCCGCCCACCCCCCCGGAGAGCCAGCTCCCAGCCTTGCACTCGGCTGGGGAGGGCACCA ATTGA
- the MAPT gene encoding microtubule-associated protein tau isoform X20 yields MAEQRQDVTMMEDHVAGQEKHIPSGYPLQIPVDDGSDEPVSETSDAKSTPTTEDATAPLVEEGDHEDQGGVEQHGEIPEGTTAEEAGVGATPNLEDHAAGDAAQGRIDSKDKEGTEAEEKKPKGPEMRGGTKTATPRSAAGQAQRNSTNATRIPAKTPTAPKTPPSSGRKEQKKPPPAAAKSEKAREPKKVAVVRTPPKSPASAKSRIQPSAAPMPDLKNVKSKIGSTENLKHQPGGGKVQIVYKPVDLSHVTSKCGSLGNIHHKPGGGQVEVKSEKLDFKDKVQSKIGSLDNISHVPGGGNKKREKGKEDKTRPQAARTPSPDPAGLQALVLEPPTPPESQLPALHSAGEGTSK; encoded by the exons ATGGCGGAGCAGCGTCAGGACGTCACTATGATGGAGGATCACGTAGCTGGCCAGGAGAAGCACATCCCATCAG GCTATCCCCTTCAGATACCAGTCGATGATGGATCGGATGAGCCTGTTTCTGAAACATCTGACGCTAAGAGCACCCCAACTACGGAAG ATGCCACAGCACCTTTAGTGGAGGAAGGAGACCACGAGGATCAGGGTGGTGTCGAACAGCACGGGGAGATCCCAGAAGGAACCACAG CTGAAGAGGCAGGCGTAGGAGCCACTCCCAACCTGGAGGACCACGCTGCAGGAGATGCAGCTCAAG GTCGTATTGACAGCAAAGACAAGGAAGGGACTGAAGCTGAGGAAAAGAAACCGAAG GGCCCGGAGATGAGAGGTGGCACGAAGACGGCCACGCCGCGGTCTGCAGCCGGGCAGGCTCAGAGGAACTCGACCAATGCCACGCGCATCCCAGCAAAGACACCCACGGCCCCCAAGACACCTCCCAGCTCTG gcagaaaggagcagaaaaaaccacctcctgcagcagcaaagtCTGAGAAAG ccagggAGCCCAAGAAGGTGGCAGTGGTTCGCACACCACCGAAATCTCCTGCATCTGCCAAGAGCCGCATCCAGCCGTCAGCTGCACCCATGCCTGatctgaaaaatgtgaaatccAAAATTGGCTCAACTGAAAACCTGAAGCACCAGCCCGGAGGTGGCAAG GTTCAAATCGTTTACAAGCCAGTCGACCTGAGCCACGTGACATCCAAATGCGGTTCCCTGGGCAACATCCATCACAAACCAG GCGGTGGCCAGGTGGAGGTGAAATCTGAGAAACTGGACTTCAAAGATAAGGTGCAATCGAAAATCGGGTCCTTAGATAACATCAGCCACGTCCCtggaggaggaaataaaaag AGAGAGAAAGGCAAGGAAGACAAGACCCGTCCCCAGGCTGCTCGGACCCCGAGCCCAGACCCCGCTGGGCTCCAGGCCCTGGTGCTGGAGCCGCCCACCCCCCCGGAGAGCCAGCTCCCAGCCTTGCACTCGGCTGGGGAGGGCACCAGTAAGTAG